Sequence from the Bacillota bacterium genome:
ACACCATTTGGTCTACGAGGTCGTGGACAACAGCATCGACGAGGCTCTCGCCGGGGTATGTGACACCGTGGCCATCACTATCGGGAAGGACGGCAGTGTCACTGTAGAGGACAACGGGAGAGGCATTCCCGTCGATATACATCCCAGGGAAGGCAAACCCGCGGTCGAGGTGGTCCTCACAATCCTCCACGCAGGAGGTAAGTTCGGCGGCGGGGGATACCGCGTGTCCGGAGGACTTCACGGAGTTGGTCTGTCTGTAGTGAACGCTCTGTCCGAGCAGCTTGAAGTGTGGGTCAAGCGGGATGGGGCAGTGCACTATCAGAAGTACCAGAGGGGAGTCCCCGTCGGCCCCCTTGAGATCATTGGGGAGACGACCGAGAGCGGGACCACAGTCAAGTTCAAGCCCGACGCGTCCATCTTCGAGACAGTGGAATTCAGCTTCGACGTCCTGAGCCACAGAATGCGCGAATTCGCCTTCCTGTCACGCGGCATCCGTATATTGCTGAGGGACGAGCGAGACGGAAGAGAACAGGTCTTTCAGTATGACGGGGGCATCCAGTCTTTCGTCGAGCATATGAACAGGGCCAAGGATCCGGTGCATCCAGAGGTCATCTACATCGCAAAGGAACTGCCCAAGGTTTCGGTCGAAGTGGCGCTCCAGTACAACGACGGGTACAACGACAACACCTTCTGCTTCGCCAATTACGTGAACACAGTCGATGGTGGGACACACCTATCAGGCTTCAGAGCCGCATTGACCAGGACGATAAACGACTACGCCCGCAAAATCGGCGCGGTTCGGGACAACGAAGAGAACCTGACGGGCGACGATGTCCGTGAGGGCCTCACCGCCGTCCTCAGCGTCAAGCTGGAGAACCCTCAGTTCGAGGGGCAAACCAAGGCGAAACTGGGTAACAGCGAGATAAAGGGCATTGTTGAGTCGGTCGTCGCGGAAGGCCTGGCAACCTACTTCGAGGAGACGCCCGGTACTGCCAAACGGATTGTGGACAAGTGTGTCTCCGCTGCCCGAGCCCGGGAAGCCGCACGCAAGGCCAAGGAACTGACCAGGAGGAAATCCGCACTGGAGGTGTCAGCTCTCCCAGGGAAGCTCGCAGACTGTTCTCTCAGAGATGCAGATGTCTGCGAGATCTACATCGTGGAGGGTGACTCCGCCGGGGGGTCCGCGAAGCAGGGCCGGGACCGCCGGTACCAGGCGATAATGCCTTTGCGGGGAAAGATCATCAACGTGGAGAAGGCCAGGCTCGATAAGATCCTGGCGAACGAGGAGATCAGGGCGATCATAACCGCCCTCGGCACGGGGGTGGGGGAGGATTTTGATCTCTCGAAGCTCAGGTACGGAAAGATAATACTCATGACAGATGCAGACGTGGACGGAGCCCACATACGAACGCTGCTCCTCACGTTCTTCTTCCGATACATGAGGCCGCTGATCGAAAACGGGAATGTCCTCATAGCCCAACCTCCTCTCTTCCAGGTGAGGCAGGGGAAGAAGGAATACTACGCCTACAGCGACGAGGAGCTTCAGACGCTGCTCAGCCGCATAGGCCGGAACGGGCTTTCGATCCAGCGGTACAAAGGTCTCGGTGAGATGAATGCGGAGCAGTTGTGGGAGACCACGATGAACCCTGAATCCCGGACCATGCTCCGGGTGACTCTCGAGGACGCGTACGCGGCCGAGCAGATCTTCTCCACCCTGATGGGTGATCAAGTGGAGCCCAGGCGTGAGTTCATCGAGAGCCATGCGAGATACGCCACTGATATTGACGTTTGAGGTGTTGATGGTTGACAGAAATTGTTGACGGGAAAGTAGTCCCCATAGACATAGAAGATGAAATGCGGAAGTCCTACCTGCTCTACTCGATGAGTGTCATCGTGGGGCGGGCGCTTCCTGATGTTCGGGACGGGCTGAAGCCGATCCACCGCAGGATCCTCTATGCCATGCAAGACCTCGGGCTGACGGCGGACAAGGCCTACCGCAAGTCTGCGACGGTCGTGGGGGAAGTTATGGGCAAGTACCACCCCCATGGAGATGCGGCGATATATGACGCCATGGTCCGAATGGCCCAGGACTTCTCCTACCGCTACATGCTGGTGGACGGGCACGGGAACTTCGGGTCTGTGGACGGGGACCCCCCTGCGGCCATGCGTTACACCGAGGTGAGGATGGCCAGGATCGCCGCGGCGATGCTTTCGGACATCGACAAGGATACGGTGGACTTCATCCCCAATTTCGACGAGTCCCTGAAGGAGCCCACGGTTCTGCCGGCGAGGTTCCCCCAACTGCTTGTGAACGGGTCTGCAGGTATCGCCGTCGGGATGGCCACCAACATCCCCCCGCACAACTTGGCCGAGGTGATAGACGGCACCATCATGCTAATCGACAACCCCGATATCACGGTCGAAGACCTGATGGCCCGCATCCCCGGGCCCGACTTCCCCACAGGCGGGCTGATCTTGGGGACAGACGGGATACGGGAGGCATACCAGACAGGCCGTGGAAGTATCCGGGTCAGGGCGAGGGTCGGGATCGAGCCGATGGGCGGAGGAAGGCACCGTCTGGTGGTGAATGAGCTTCCGTTCCAGGTGAACAAGGCGAGGCTGATCGAGAAGATCGCTGAGCTGGCTCGCGACCGGCAGGTGGATGGGATAACCGACCTCCGGGACGAATCCGACAGGTCGGGGATGCGCATAGTCATCGAGCTACGCCGCGACGTGAATCCCAACGTTGTGCTGAACCAACTCCTGAAGCACACACCCATGGAGATTACATTCGGTGTGATAATGCTGGTGCTGGTCAACAACGAGCCCAGAATACTGAATCTCAAGGAAGTGCTCTCACACTACATCGCCCATCAGAAGGACGTTGTCACCAGGCGGACCCGGTACGATCTGGCGCGGGCGGAAGAACGGGCGCACATCCTCGAAGGCCTCATCGTGGCCTTGGACCATCTCGACGAAGTGATCGCACTAATACGTGCCTCTAGTACCCCCGACACAGCTCGGGCAGGCCTGATGAAGAGCTTCGGGCTCTCTGAAAAGCAGGCACAGGCCATCCTGGACATGAGGCTACAGAGGCTCACCGGACTCGAAAGGCAGAAGATCGAGGATGAGCACAAAGAAGTCCTCGCCCTCATGAAGAAGCTCCGGGACATCCTCGGGAGTGAGCGCCTCCTGCTTGGCGTCATAAAGCGGGAGCTCAAGGAGATCCGTGACAAGTTCGGAGACGCCCGGCGTACGGCGATTACGGAGGCGGCAGAGAAGCTCGATGTCGAGGACCTCATAGCCAGAGAGGACATCATAGTGACCATGAGCCATCAGGGTTATATCAAACGGTTGCCCACCAACACTTACCGCGCGCAGCGGAGGGGCGGCCGAGGGGTTACTGGGATGAACACCAAGGGAGAGGACTTCGTGGAGCACCTGTTCATAACATCGACCCACGACACCATCCTCTTCTTCACGAACAAAGGAAAGGTATACAGCCTCAAAGGCTACGAGGTACCCGAGGCTCAGAGGCAGGCCAGGGGGACGGCCATCGTCAACTTGGTCAATGTGGAGCCTGGTGAGACGGTCACGGCGGTGGTTCCAGTCTCCGAGTTCAGGGATGACTCCTATGTGGTCATGGCAACTCAGAGGGGGACAGTCAAGAAGACCTCTGTGGCGGATTTCTCCGCCATCCGGAAAGCGGGCATAATCGGGATATCCCTTGCTCCAGATGACGAGCTGATAGGGGTCCGGCTCACCGGCGGGCGGGATGAGATCCTTCTCGTGACGAGCAACGGCATGTCCATTCGGTTTCACCAGGACGAAGTCAGGCCGATGGGCAGGACCGCTGCTGGCGTCAAAGGCATCGAACTCAGGCCTGGCGATCTAGTCGTTGGAATGGACATAGCCCGGGACGACTCAGACGTGCTGGTGATCACCAAGGGTGGGTTCGGAAAGAGGACCGCTGTGTCCGACTATCGCAGCCAGCACAGGGGGGGTGTGGGCATCAAGACCATGCACGTTACTCAGAAAACCGGCCCGATTGTCGGAGTCAAGCTCGTCCCGGAGGAGGACGAACTCGTCATAGTCACCACAAACGGGTATGTAATTCGGCTCGCAGTTGCGGATATCCGGCGGATCGGAAGGAACACTCAAGGTGTAAAGGTCATGGCCCTCGAGCCTGACGACGCCGTGGTCTCCGTGGCCAGATTAGCCGTGAAAGGTTCCGAGGATGCGTCAGCATGAACGCGCACATCGAGATGATGGACCAGGCCGGGGATGCGGGGTTCCGCATCACGGCCAGGTCGCTGCCTGCGCTGTTCGAGGGAGCGGGTCTCGCTCTCTCCAGTCTCATACTCCCCGGGACCCGGGCTCGTCTCGAGACTGCTGAAAGACTGAGCATCGCCGCGTCCGACCTCGAGTGTCTTCTGGTATCCTTTCTCAACGAACTCATCTTTCTCTTCGACCACAGAACCTTTGTCGCGGGCGCATTCGATCTTAGCGTAGTAGACTCCACCGCTGCCACAGGGGATAGTAACGAGAACCATCCCAGGGTCCGCCTGCTGGGCGAGACCTGGGGGGAGTTGCTCGGAGACGCACCCGCGGACTTGGACCGGCGGACCGGTCCTGTTCCTAAAGGAGTATCGTACCATCTTCTGGAAGCCCGGCAACGCCCTGACGGCTTGTGGTATGCACAGTTCGTAATTGACACGTGACCGGTGGTGGGAGGTGCGGAACATGCCCGAAGACTACTGGAAGGGCCCACTTGAAAAGGTAGACGAGTACAGATGGCGCGTGCCCACGGCCTACAAGCCGGGAATGAAGGTAGACGGGATCGCGTTTGCTGACGCTGCCGGGATCGAGGCGGCGAGGCGTGGTGACGCTCTCGAGCAGCTGGCGAATTCTGCGTGTCTTCCGGGAATCCAAGTCGCCGCCCTGGCGATGCCGGACATCCACTCCGGGTACGGGTTCCCCATAGGCGGCGTCGGGGCCACGGACGCTGAAACCGGAGTGATCACCCCAGGTGGAATCGGCTTCGATATCAACTGCGGTGTTAGGCTTCTCAGGACCAACCTATCCGCTAGGGAGGTCACTCCCCATGTCCAGAGACTCGTGGACCGGCTGTACCGCGACATCCCGTCCGGCACGGGGTCCAAAGGGCCGATCAAACTGGACGCGGAGGAGGTCCGCAAGGTCCTGGAGGAAGGGGCGGCCTGGGCGGTCAGGGCGGGGTACGGATCGGAAGAGGACCTGGAATACACCGAGGAGCGCGGCAGAATGAACGGTGCGGATGCCCGAGCGGTAAGCGAACGGGCTATCCAGAGGGGAATGCCTCAATTGGGCACCATGGGTTCCGGCAACCACTTCCTGGAGATCCAGGTCGTCGAGGAGGTAATCGACCCCGGGGCGGCACAGGCTTTCGGGCTCTACGAGGGACAGGTTGTGATCATGATCCACTCCGGCTCACGGGGACTCGGACATCAAGTATGCACTGACTACCTGGAATCGATGCAGGGGGCGGTGGCCAAGTATGGCATCAGTGTGCCCGACCGCCAGCTTGCGTGCGCTCCGCTCAAGTCCCCTGAGGGTGCGCGCTACTTCGCGGCTATGGCGTGTGCGGCGAATTTCGCGTGGGCAAATCGTCAGTGCATAATGCACTGGACCAGGCAGGCGGTGGCCAGTGAGCTTGGCTCGACGCCTTCGGCCCTTGGCATGACCCTCCTCTACGACGTGTGCCACAACATCGCGAAACTCGAGGATCATGTAATACAGGGGCGCCGCACCCGGGTCCTGGTCCACAGGAAGGGCGCCACGAGGGCGTTTCCTCCCGGACATCCAGACGTCCCGGCGGCCTACAGGCGGGTGGGCCAACCAGTGATAGTCCCGGGTGATATGGGAAGGAACTCCTATGTTCTGCTGGGTACGGAGAGAGCCATGCAGATTGCGTTCGGTTCGACATGCCACGGGGCCGGTAGGCTCATGAGCAGGAACGAGGCCTTGCGCAACCGGAAGGCGGATGAGGTTCGTGAGGCACTCAGGGAGGCCGGGGTCTATGCACGGGCGGCAAGCCGGGGGTCGCTCGTGGAGGAGGCTCCGGAGGCCTACAAGGATGTAAACGACGTAGTGAACATCACCCATAAGGCGGGGATATCCCTCAAAGTGGCCAAACTTCGCCCGCTTGGGGTGGTGAAGGGGTAGGTCAGGGGCAACGCCAGAGCCTGAAGTCTCCCATGTATACTCCAGAAAGCATCGGGCGAGTTCGAGGCTGGGT
This genomic interval carries:
- the gyrA gene encoding DNA gyrase subunit A, whose protein sequence is MTEIVDGKVVPIDIEDEMRKSYLLYSMSVIVGRALPDVRDGLKPIHRRILYAMQDLGLTADKAYRKSATVVGEVMGKYHPHGDAAIYDAMVRMAQDFSYRYMLVDGHGNFGSVDGDPPAAMRYTEVRMARIAAAMLSDIDKDTVDFIPNFDESLKEPTVLPARFPQLLVNGSAGIAVGMATNIPPHNLAEVIDGTIMLIDNPDITVEDLMARIPGPDFPTGGLILGTDGIREAYQTGRGSIRVRARVGIEPMGGGRHRLVVNELPFQVNKARLIEKIAELARDRQVDGITDLRDESDRSGMRIVIELRRDVNPNVVLNQLLKHTPMEITFGVIMLVLVNNEPRILNLKEVLSHYIAHQKDVVTRRTRYDLARAEERAHILEGLIVALDHLDEVIALIRASSTPDTARAGLMKSFGLSEKQAQAILDMRLQRLTGLERQKIEDEHKEVLALMKKLRDILGSERLLLGVIKRELKEIRDKFGDARRTAITEAAEKLDVEDLIAREDIIVTMSHQGYIKRLPTNTYRAQRRGGRGVTGMNTKGEDFVEHLFITSTHDTILFFTNKGKVYSLKGYEVPEAQRQARGTAIVNLVNVEPGETVTAVVPVSEFRDDSYVVMATQRGTVKKTSVADFSAIRKAGIIGISLAPDDELIGVRLTGGRDEILLVTSNGMSIRFHQDEVRPMGRTAAGVKGIELRPGDLVVGMDIARDDSDVLVITKGGFGKRTAVSDYRSQHRGGVGIKTMHVTQKTGPIVGVKLVPEEDELVIVTTNGYVIRLAVADIRRIGRNTQGVKVMALEPDDAVVSVARLAVKGSEDASA
- a CDS encoding RtcB family protein gives rise to the protein MPEDYWKGPLEKVDEYRWRVPTAYKPGMKVDGIAFADAAGIEAARRGDALEQLANSACLPGIQVAALAMPDIHSGYGFPIGGVGATDAETGVITPGGIGFDINCGVRLLRTNLSAREVTPHVQRLVDRLYRDIPSGTGSKGPIKLDAEEVRKVLEEGAAWAVRAGYGSEEDLEYTEERGRMNGADARAVSERAIQRGMPQLGTMGSGNHFLEIQVVEEVIDPGAAQAFGLYEGQVVIMIHSGSRGLGHQVCTDYLESMQGAVAKYGISVPDRQLACAPLKSPEGARYFAAMACAANFAWANRQCIMHWTRQAVASELGSTPSALGMTLLYDVCHNIAKLEDHVIQGRRTRVLVHRKGATRAFPPGHPDVPAAYRRVGQPVIVPGDMGRNSYVLLGTERAMQIAFGSTCHGAGRLMSRNEALRNRKADEVREALREAGVYARAASRGSLVEEAPEAYKDVNDVVNITHKAGISLKVAKLRPLGVVKG
- the gyrB gene encoding DNA topoisomerase (ATP-hydrolyzing) subunit B → VRGLHHLVYEVVDNSIDEALAGVCDTVAITIGKDGSVTVEDNGRGIPVDIHPREGKPAVEVVLTILHAGGKFGGGGYRVSGGLHGVGLSVVNALSEQLEVWVKRDGAVHYQKYQRGVPVGPLEIIGETTESGTTVKFKPDASIFETVEFSFDVLSHRMREFAFLSRGIRILLRDERDGREQVFQYDGGIQSFVEHMNRAKDPVHPEVIYIAKELPKVSVEVALQYNDGYNDNTFCFANYVNTVDGGTHLSGFRAALTRTINDYARKIGAVRDNEENLTGDDVREGLTAVLSVKLENPQFEGQTKAKLGNSEIKGIVESVVAEGLATYFEETPGTAKRIVDKCVSAARAREAARKAKELTRRKSALEVSALPGKLADCSLRDADVCEIYIVEGDSAGGSAKQGRDRRYQAIMPLRGKIINVEKARLDKILANEEIRAIITALGTGVGEDFDLSKLRYGKIILMTDADVDGAHIRTLLLTFFFRYMRPLIENGNVLIAQPPLFQVRQGKKEYYAYSDEELQTLLSRIGRNGLSIQRYKGLGEMNAEQLWETTMNPESRTMLRVTLEDAYAAEQIFSTLMGDQVEPRREFIESHARYATDIDV
- a CDS encoding archease, which codes for MNAHIEMMDQAGDAGFRITARSLPALFEGAGLALSSLILPGTRARLETAERLSIAASDLECLLVSFLNELIFLFDHRTFVAGAFDLSVVDSTAATGDSNENHPRVRLLGETWGELLGDAPADLDRRTGPVPKGVSYHLLEARQRPDGLWYAQFVIDT